Proteins from one Drosophila gunungcola strain Sukarami chromosome 3R, Dgunungcola_SK_2, whole genome shotgun sequence genomic window:
- the LOC128264219 gene encoding uncharacterized protein LOC128264219 has product MKYTNDTRIIVFICCLLQGLAVGLRMIKVSIPAYKLRGESAFLECQYELNRTHHAVTGVQSHSDYGHGHQTHGGGNGEFHYPDGEALEEERSSYRSRMRQNQRQHGQRPRQREPIAMRQYQSQQSHQSHQQPPAPPEKSPYGHSVYRGSAASGYLGSAHVGASTHSGSVSVGSGGNNGNGGGPAAYMPEFDRADSLDDSIDREEEEEEDEEESLEEGEALYAIKWYKDNEEFYRYVPKARPPKTSYRVDGVRVIEELSDASRVLLRGLTLNSTGLYRCEVSAEAPNFSSVQGEGRMDIVFLPRDGPHIRGQQYQYQIGEYLYLNCTSGKSHPASHLQWFVNEQPILDEHYLHKYNDIVHKHGLITSTLGLQLPLEPRHFHDGDMRVKCLASISPVLWKGGKESVLQRRPGIIDNREAMLLVKGAACNSQSSLLRTLTIAIILARTGQWLLGSELT; this is encoded by the exons ATGAAATACACAAACGATACACGAATCATTGTGTTCATTTGCTGTTTGCTGCAAG gCTTAGCCGTGGGCCTGCGCATGATCAAGGTCTCCATTCCCGCCTACAAACTGCGCGGTGAGTCCGCCTTTCTGGAGTGCCAGTACGAGCTGAACCGAACGCACCACGCGGTCACGGGTGTGCAGAGCCACTCGGACTATGGCCACGGACACCAGACTCACGGTGGCGGCAACGGGGAGTTCCACTATCCGGATGGCGAGGCGCTGGAGGAAGAGCGGTCGTCGTACCGCTCCCGGATGCGCCAGAATCAGCGGCAACATGGCCAGAGGCCGAGGCAGCGGGAACCCATTGCCATGCGGCAATACCAGAGCCAGCAGAGCCATCAGAGCCATCAGCAGCCGCCAGCTCCGCCGGAGAAGTCACCCTACGGGCACAGTGTGTACCGGGGCAGTGCCGCCTCCGGCTATCTGGGTTCCGCCCACGTGGGCGCCAGCACACACAGCGGTTCCGTGTCCGTCGGCTCCGGCGGAAACAACGGCAACGGCGGCGGGCCGGCGGCCTACATGCCCGAGTTCGACCGGGCGGACAGCCTCGACGACAGCATCGAtcgcgaggaggaggaggaggaggacgaggaggagtcGCTCGAGGAGGGGGAGGCCCTGTACGCCATCAAGTGgtacaaggacaacgaggagtTCTACCGCTACGTGCCAAAGGCCCGGCCGCCAAAAACCAGCTACCGGGTGGATGGCGTGCGTGTCATT GAGGAGCTCTCCGACGCGAGTCGCGTGCTGCTGCGCGGCCTGACGCTGAACTCGACGGGATTGTACCGCTGCGAGGTGTCCGCCGAGGCACCCAACTTTTCCTCCGTGCAGGGCGAGGGCCGGATGGACATTGTCT TTCTGCCGCGCGATGGACCGCACATAAGGGGTCAGCAGTATCAGTACCAGATCGGCGAGtacttgtatttaaattgcaCGTCAGGCAAATCGCATCCGGCCTCGCATTTGCAGTGGTTTGTCAACGAGCAGCCG ATCCTCGACGAGCACTACCTGCACAAATACAACGACATCGTGCACAAACACGGGCTAATCACCTCGACTTTGGGCCTGCAGCTGCCGCTGGAGCCGCGCCACTTCCACGACGGCGACATGCGCGTCAAGTGCCTGGCCAGCATATCGCCGGTCCTGTGGAAGGGCGGCAAGGAGAGCGTCCTGCAGCGGCGGCCAGGCATCATCGACAACCGCGAGGCCATGCTGCTGG TGAAAGGAGCTGCCTGCAATTCGCAGAGCAGCTTGCTGCGCACGCTGACCATCGCCATCATTCTGGCCAGGACCGGCCAGTGGCTACTTGGCTCGGAACTGACCTAA